AAGAGAAGTTAGCAGATATTCCCGGTATAAGTTTCCAGAAAATTATTGCTTCCAGATATAATTACATCTATATGCCTGAATGTTTTGAAAATAATCAAATAAGAAACAAGATATATTCAGAGTTGATTAATAAGCATAATATCAAGACAAGAAAGTATTTCTACCCACTTACAGCTGATTTTGATTATTTTTTGGACAGCAAAAATAACTACAAAGTAAATAAAAACAAGTTGAATATTGCTCATTCAGTCTCAGACAGAATTTTATGCCTTCCATTATATACAGATTTGTCCATAGATACAGTTGATACAATTGTTCGCCTTATTAAAGAAATAATCAATAAATAAATTGAAATATAAGGAGTCAGAAAATGAAAGGTATTATTTTGGCAGGTGGTTCCGGCAGCCGTCTCAACCCTTCTACTAAAGCAATAAGTAAACAGCTTATACCTGTATATGATAAGCCGATGATTTATTATCCATTATCAACCATGATGCTGGCTGGTATTAGAGATATATTAATCATTTCTACTCCCCGGAGTCTGCCTAACTTTGAGGATTTGTTTGGCAATGGTGAAGAAATTGGGTTAAATATCTCCTATCAGGGTCAGCCAAAGCCTGAGGGTATTGCACAGGCTTTTATTATTGGAGAAGAATTTATTGGGAAAAGTCCGGTTTGTTTAATATTAGGAGACAATATTTTTTATGGTCATAATTTTTCAAAAAAATTACAGAAAAGAGCAAAATTGGAGAATGGGGCATGTATTTTTGGTTACTGGGTTTCAGATCCTGAAAGATATGGAATAATTTCATTTAATCATAATAAAAAAGTTTTAAGTATTGAAGAAAAACCAAAATCACCCAGGTCAAATTACGCAGTGCCAGGTCTGTATTTTTATGATAATAGGGTAGTTGAAATTACCAAACAATTATCTCCATCAGACCGAGGTGAGTTGGAGATTACTGATGTTAATATGAAATATTTGCAGCAGGGCAATCTGGAAGTAGAAATCCTGGGAAGAGGATATGCCTGGCTGGATACCGGTACTCCGGATAGCCTGATTGATGCTTCAAACTATATTGCTACTATTGAAAGACGGCAGGGGCTTAAGATTGGCTGTATTGAAGAGGTTGCTTACCTGATGGGTTTTATAAAAGCTAACCAGCTGAAAAGGATAATCAACCGGCTTCCCGGTAATAATTACAAAGAATACTTAGAAAAAATACTCATAGATAAGATGAGATAAATGAGGTTAAAAAAGATGAAATTTAAAAGAGGGGATATTGATGGTGTAATTATTCAGAAATTAACAGTACATAATGATGAAAGAGGTTTTTTAGTAGAGATATATCGAAGTGATAACCTTCCTGAAGGCTTAAACCCGGAAATG
Above is a window of Atribacterota bacterium DNA encoding:
- a CDS encoding DegT/DnrJ/EryC1/StrS family aminotransferase, which encodes EKLADIPGISFQKIIASRYNYIYMPECFENNQIRNKIYSELINKHNIKTRKYFYPLTADFDYFLDSKNNYKVNKNKLNIAHSVSDRILCLPLYTDLSIDTVDTIVRLIKEIINK
- the rfbA gene encoding glucose-1-phosphate thymidylyltransferase RfbA, with amino-acid sequence MKGIILAGGSGSRLNPSTKAISKQLIPVYDKPMIYYPLSTMMLAGIRDILIISTPRSLPNFEDLFGNGEEIGLNISYQGQPKPEGIAQAFIIGEEFIGKSPVCLILGDNIFYGHNFSKKLQKRAKLENGACIFGYWVSDPERYGIISFNHNKKVLSIEEKPKSPRSNYAVPGLYFYDNRVVEITKQLSPSDRGELEITDVNMKYLQQGNLEVEILGRGYAWLDTGTPDSLIDASNYIATIERRQGLKIGCIEEVAYLMGFIKANQLKRIINRLPGNNYKEYLEKILIDKMR